In a single window of the Pithys albifrons albifrons isolate INPA30051 chromosome 19, PitAlb_v1, whole genome shotgun sequence genome:
- the TK1 gene encoding thymidine kinase, cytosolic produces MNCLTVPGVHPGSPSRPRGQIQVIFGPMFSGKSTELMRRVRRFQLAQYRCLLVKYAKDTRYSSSGVSTHDKSTMEAVPAGLLQDVYQQALGAAVIGIDEGQFFPDIVEFCETMANAGKTVIVAALDGTFQRKAFGSILNLVPLAESVVKLNAVCMECFREASYTKRLGAEREVEVIGGADKYHSVCRACYFCKRPQQPGLENKENMPLGLRQQEAAAIRRIFT; encoded by the exons ATGAACTGCCTGACGGTGCCCGGCGTCCACCCCGGCTCGCCCAGCCGGCCCCGCGGGCAGATACAG GTGATCTTCGGGCCGATGTTCTCCGGCAAGAG CACGGAGCTTATGCGGCGGGTGCGGCGGTTCCAGCTTGCCCAGTACCGGTGTCTGCTGGTGAAGTACGCCAAGGACACGCGCTACAGCTCCTCCGGGGTCTCCACGCACGACAA gagcaCCATGGAGGCCGTGCCCGCCGGGCTCCTCCAGGACGTGTACCAGCAGGCTCTGGGCGCCGCCGTCATTGGCATCGACGAGGGCCAGTTC TTCCCAGACATCGTGGAGTTCTGCGAGACAATGGCCAATGCCGGGAAAACCGTCATTGTCGCTGCTCTGGATGGGACTTTCCAGAGAAAG GCCTTTGGGAGCATCCTGAACCTGGTGCCGCTGGCAGAGAGCGTGGTGAAGCTGAACGCTGTGTGCATGGAGTGCTTCCGAGAGGCTTCCTACACCAagaggctgggagcagagcGGGAG GTTGAAGTGATTGGAGGAGCTGACAAGTACCACTCTGTGTGCAGAGCCTGCTACTTCTGCAAGCGgccccagcagcctgggctggagaacAAGGAGAACATGCCCCTGGggctgaggcagcaggaggcagctgccaTTCGGAGGATCTTCACTTGA
- the SYNGR2 gene encoding synaptogyrin-2, with product MEGGGGAYGAAKAGGAFDLVRFVQQPQVLARIVSAVFALIVFACLVGDGYISLPEDPHLFCVFNHNEDACRYGIGIGVLAFLACIFFFMVDVYFPQISNTTDRKYLVLADLGFSGLWTFLWFIGFCFLTNQWSWTQIEEVYIQADSARAAITFSFFSIFSWGLLLTFAYKRYKMGVEDFAQSYVDPTPEVSTPYSSYPNISHDSYQQPPFTHVAEAPEGYQPPPVY from the exons ATGGAGGGCGGTGGCGGCGCCTACGGGGCGGCCAAGGCTGGCGGCGCCTTCGACCTGGTGCGCTTCGTGCAGCAGCCGCAGGTGCTGGCCCGGATCGTCAGTGCG GTCTTCGCCCTGATCGTGTTCGCCTGCCTGGTCGGGGATGGCTACATCAGCCTGCCCGAGGACCCGCATCTCTTCTGCGTCTTCAACCACAACGAGGACGCCTGTCGCTACGGCATCGGCATCGGCGTCCTCGCCTTCCTCGCCTGCATCTTCTTCTTCATGGTAGACGTCTACTTCCCTCAGATCAGCAACACCACCGACCGCAAATACTTGGTTCTGGCCGACCTTGGCTTCTCAG GTCTCTGGACCTTCCTGTGGTTCATTGGCTTCTGTTTCTTGACCAACCAGTGGTCCTGGACACAGATTGAAGAGGTGTACATCCAGGCTGACTCTGCTCGAGCTGCCATCACCTTCAGTTTCTTCTCCATCTTCTCCTGG GGCCTCCTGCTCACCTTTGCTTACAAGAGGTACAAAATGGGGGTGGAGGACTTTGCGCAAAGCTACGTTGACCCCACCCCGGAGGTTTCAACTCCCTACTCCAGCTACCCTAACATCAGCCATGACAGCTACCAGCAACCACCCTTCACCCACGTGGCAGAGGCGCCGGAGGGGTACCAGCCCCCGCCGGTGTACTGA
- the SOCS3 gene encoding suppressor of cytokine signaling 3, giving the protein MVTHSKFPAAGMSRPLDTSLRLKTFSSKSEYQLVVNTVRKLQESGFYWSTVTGGEANLLLSTEPAGTFLIRDSSDQRHFFTLSVKTESGTKNLRIQCEGGSFSLQSDPRSSQPVPRFDCVLKLVHHYMPPAPCALPEQPGEGLHPKRTYYIYSGGEKIPLVLSRPLSSSVSTLQHLCRKTVNGHLDSYEKMTQLPAPIKEFLDQYDAPL; this is encoded by the coding sequence ATGGTCACCCACAGCAAGTTCCCCGCTGCCGGGATGAGCCGCCCCCTCGACACCAGCCTGCGCCTCAAGACGTTCAGCTCCAAGAGCGAGTACCAGCTGGTGGTGAACACGGTGCGCAAGCTGCAGGAAAGCGGCTTCTACTGGAGCACAGTGACTGGCGGGGAGGCCAACCTGCTGCTGAGCACCGAGCCGGCCGGCACCTTCCTCATCAGGGACAGCTCAGACCAGCGGCACTTCTTCACCCTCAGCGTCAAGACGGAGTCGGGCACCAAGAATCTGCGCATCCAGTGTGAGGGTGGCAGCTTCTCCCTTCAGAGCGACCCCCGCAGCAGCCAGCCCGTGCCCCGCTTTGACTGCGTGCTCAAGCTGGTCCATCACTACATGCCGCCCGCGCCCTGCGCCCTCCCCGAGCAGCCGGGGGAGGGCCTGCACCCCAAGCGCACTTACTACATCTACTCCGGCGGTGAGAAGATCCCCCTGGTGCTGAGCCGCCCGCTCTCCTCCAGCGTCTCCACCCTGCAGCACCTCTGCCGCAAGACTGTCAACGGACACCTGGACTCCTATGAAAAGATGACTCAGCTGCCAGCCCCCATCAAGGAGTTCCTGGATCAGTACGATGCCCCCCTCTAA
- the AFMID gene encoding kynurenine formamidase — protein sequence MGGWRDMSAEVLEDQYSPSRWSPRLDRDTIIDAHLAVTAAGTERARASARTTLHVPYGSGDGEKLDIYFPKDPSGTFPVLVYIHGGYWQSLSKDESGFAAPPLVSQGVMVVALGYDTAPRGHMDSMVQQVRRSLAFLVEQYPGIRGIYLCGHSAGAHLTAMVLSTDWTEFRVVPDIKGVVLVSGVYDLEPILHTYVNDALNMSWEVAQRNSPMRQVALAVPAACEVLVAVAQHDSPEFRRQSQEYSQALRAAGWSVSLLDLAGVDHFDVIEKLSEDSYILTQVILHMISRA from the exons ATGGGCGGCTGGCGGGACATGTCCGCCGAG gtgctgGAGGACCAGTATTCCCCCAGCCGCTGGTCCCCCCGCCTCGACCGGGACACCATCATCGACGCCCACCTCGCGGTGACGGCGGCAG GAACCGAGCGGGCCCGGGCCAGCGCGCGGACCACGCTGCATGTCCCCTACGGCAGCGGGGACGGGGAGAAGCTGGACATCTATTTCCCCAAGGACCCGTCTGGGA ccTTCCCGGTCCTGGTCTACATTCATGGTGGATATTGGCAGTCCCTGAG TAAGGACGAGTCCGGGTTTGCAGCCCCCCCGTTGGTGTCGCAGGGGGTGAtggtggtggcactgggctATGACACAGCACCCAGGG GCCACATGGACTCCATGGTTCAGCAGGTGCGCCGCAGCCTTGCCTTCCTGGTGGAGCAGTACCCTGGGATCAG AGGCATTTACCTGTGTGGGCACTCGGCAGGAGCCCACCTGACAGCCATGGTGCTGTCCACGGACTGGACAGAATTCCGAGTGGTGCCAGATATCAAAG GAGTGGTGCTGGTGAGCGGTGTGTATGACCTGGAGCCCATCCTGCACACCTATGTGAATGATGCTCTGAACATGAGCTG GGAGGTGGCCCAGAGGAACAGTCCCATGCGACAGGTCGCCCTGGCGGTGCCAGCAGCCTGTGAGGTGCTTGTGGCCGTGGCCCAGCATGACTCCCCAGAGTTCCGCAGGCAGTCACAGGAGTACAGCCAG GCCCTGCGTGCAGCTGGCTGGTCTGTCTCCCTGCTGGATCTGGCCGGTGTGGATCACTTTGATGTCATTGAGAAGCTGTCAGAGGACAGCTACATCCTCACTCAG GTCATTCTGCACATGATTTCAAGAGCATGA